A genomic segment from Phragmites australis chromosome 6, lpPhrAust1.1, whole genome shotgun sequence encodes:
- the LOC133921640 gene encoding vesicle-associated protein 2-1-like: MGGSGALISVYPEELTFLLELDKPCYCNLKVVNNSEHHVAFKVKTTSPRKYFVRPNASIVQPWDSCTITITLQAQKEYPPEMQCKDKFLIQSTKVVASTDMDEIPPDTFNKEVDKVIEEMKLKVVYTIPSGGSDDSSVTSSGNRSFKAASDDLTMLKNASIDEIQTIQRLKEERDNMLQQNQQMQRELDVLRRRRSRKGDSGFSLTFAAFAGVIGLLVGLLMSLIFSSPPATA, encoded by the exons ATGGGAGGTAGCGGAGCGCTGATCTCGGTTTACCCGGAGGAGCTCACCTTCTTAC TTGAGCTGGACAAGCCGTGCTATTGCAATCTCAAGGTGGTGAACAACAGCGAGCACCATGTCGCATTCAAG GTGAAGACAACATCACCGAGGAAGTATTTTGTCCGGCCGAACGCGAGCATCGTCCAGCCGTGGGATTCTTGCACTATAACGA TCACACTCCAGGCACAGAAAGAGTACCCACCAGAAATGCAATGCAAGGATAAGTTCTTGATTCAGAGCACGAAGGTGGTTGCCAGTACTGATATGGATGAGATCCCCCCTGATACG TTCAACAAGGAAGTTGATAAGGTAATTGAGGAAATGAAGCTTAAGGTTGTTTACACAATACCTAGTGGAGGCTCAGACGACTCTAGTGTGACATCTTCAGGAAACAGGAGCTTCAAAGCGGCGTCTGATGATCTGACG ATGCTGAAGAATGCAAGCATTGATGAG ATCCAGACAATTCAGCGCCtgaaggaagaaagagataACATGCTTCAGCAAAATCAGCAAATGCAACGTGAACTG GATGTGCTCAGGAGGCGTAGGAGCCGCAAAGGTGACTCGGGCTTCTCCTTGACATTTGCTGCTTTTGCTGGGGTAATAGGTCTTCTGGTCGGGCTTCTGATGAGCCTCATCTTCTCTTCCCCACCGGCCACTGCTTAA